In Pasteurella multocida subsp. multocida OH4807, a genomic segment contains:
- a CDS encoding carbonic anhydrase (COG0288 Carbonic anhydrase) encodes MKKIEQLFANNYSWALRMKEENSSYFQELADHQTPSYLWIGCSDSRVPAEKLTNLGPGELFVHRNVGNQVIHTDLNCLSVVQYAVDVLNIEHIIICGHTNCGGIKAAMADQDLGLINNWLLHIRDIWYKHSHLLGNLSPEKRADMLTRINVAEQVYNLGSSSIIKSAWKNGKKLSLHGWVYDVNDGFLIDQGVIATSRESLEISYRNAIARLLKLSEDEIVKTEQDAE; translated from the coding sequence ATGAAAAAAATTGAACAACTTTTTGCCAATAACTATAGCTGGGCATTACGTATGAAAGAGGAAAACTCTTCTTACTTTCAAGAATTGGCAGACCACCAGACGCCAAGCTATCTTTGGATTGGCTGCTCAGACAGCCGTGTTCCTGCAGAAAAATTAACAAATTTAGGTCCAGGGGAATTATTTGTACATCGCAATGTGGGCAATCAAGTCATCCATACGGATTTAAACTGTCTATCTGTTGTGCAATATGCTGTAGATGTATTAAACATTGAACACATTATTATTTGTGGTCATACCAATTGTGGCGGGATTAAAGCCGCCATGGCAGATCAAGATCTTGGGCTAATCAATAACTGGTTACTTCATATTCGAGATATTTGGTACAAACACAGTCATTTACTTGGCAATTTATCACCAGAAAAGCGCGCGGATATGTTGACACGCATTAATGTCGCAGAACAGGTGTATAACTTAGGTAGCTCGTCGATTATTAAATCCGCTTGGAAAAATGGGAAAAAACTTTCTTTACATGGCTGGGTTTATGACGTCAATGATGGCTTTTTAATCGATCAAGGTGTAATCGCAACCAGTCGAGAAAGCCTAGAAATTTCTTATCGTAATGCCATTGCCCGTTTGTTGAAG
- the trpA gene encoding tryptophan synthase subunit alpha (COG0159 Tryptophan synthase alpha chain) — translation MSRFDTLFHQLKSQQACAFMPQLTLCDPDSTRSFDLICTLIDNGADALQLSLPFSDPLLDSPAIQAANQRALSSDGGTETSFQLIAKVRARYPAIPISLMLCANLVYAQTLDGFYQRCAEVGIDAVFIVDLPLLNREEFLPFARKYGIQQVFMCPLHTTEATLNEVATYSEGYVYLPALPHCASTDSIVKLRDLVRQLQSAHSAPIMLNLETIPPQHVMEILSSGIAGMITSESVVEVIESHLDEPVMCLTKLADLAQNTKKLTALKA, via the coding sequence ATGAGTCGTTTTGATACCCTATTTCATCAATTAAAAAGCCAACAAGCGTGTGCTTTTATGCCACAATTAACGTTGTGTGATCCCGATTCAACACGTTCATTTGATCTGATTTGTACGTTGATCGATAACGGTGCAGACGCGTTACAATTAAGCTTGCCCTTTTCTGATCCCTTGTTAGACAGTCCAGCAATTCAAGCGGCTAATCAGCGAGCCTTATCCTCGGACGGCGGAACAGAAACCAGTTTTCAGTTGATTGCCAAGGTACGTGCACGCTACCCAGCCATTCCGATTAGTCTTATGCTTTGTGCCAATTTAGTCTATGCCCAAACGCTTGATGGATTTTATCAACGTTGTGCAGAAGTCGGTATCGATGCCGTTTTTATTGTGGATTTGCCGTTGCTCAACCGTGAAGAATTTCTTCCTTTTGCCCGAAAATATGGGATTCAGCAAGTTTTTATGTGCCCACTTCATACTACGGAAGCTACACTTAACGAGGTCGCAACCTATTCAGAAGGCTATGTTTATCTACCCGCTCTGCCACATTGTGCCTCAACAGATAGCATTGTGAAATTACGTGATCTGGTACGCCAACTGCAATCGGCTCATTCTGCCCCAATTATGCTCAATCTGGAGACGATTCCCCCTCAACATGTGATGGAAATTTTATCCAGTGGTATTGCTGGTATGATCACCAGTGAAAGCGTAGTTGAAGTCATTGAAAGCCACCTTGATGAACCCGTTATGTGCTTAACAAAACTCGCTGATCTTGCTCAAAATACGAAAAAACTGACCGCTCTTAAAGCATAA
- a CDS encoding tryptophan synthase subunit beta (COG0133 Tryptophan synthase beta chain): MSETLLDSYFGEFGGMYVPETLVPALKALEKAFVEAQHDPSFQQEFHDLLTHYAGRPTALTLCRNLTKGTKTKLYLKREDLLHGGAHKTNQVLGQILLAKRMGKTRIIAETGAGQHGVATALACALLNMPCQIYMGAKDVARQSPNVFRMRLMGATVTPVTKGASSLKDACCEAMRDWAENYDHTHYLLGTAAGPHPFPTIVREFQKIIGEETKQQLFAQEGRLPDMVIAAVGGGSNAIGMFADFIPETNVRLIGIEPAGKGISTGKHGAPLRHGTTGIYFGMKAPLMQTTEGQIQESYSISAGLDFPSVGPQHAYLHAIGRAEYESVTDDEALEAFQALAQHEGIIPALESAHALAYALKLIRQAPNKAQLLVVNLSGRGDKDIFTVDKILAEKGASA; this comes from the coding sequence ATGTCTGAAACGTTACTTGATTCTTACTTCGGCGAATTTGGGGGAATGTATGTCCCTGAAACTCTGGTTCCCGCGCTGAAAGCTCTCGAAAAAGCATTTGTTGAAGCACAGCACGATCCTAGCTTTCAACAAGAATTTCATGATTTACTTACTCATTATGCTGGCCGCCCTACAGCCTTGACTCTCTGTCGAAATCTGACTAAAGGTACGAAAACGAAACTTTATTTAAAGCGAGAAGATTTATTGCATGGCGGTGCCCATAAAACAAACCAGGTACTCGGGCAAATTTTATTAGCCAAACGAATGGGCAAAACACGGATTATTGCGGAAACGGGAGCTGGGCAACATGGCGTTGCCACGGCATTAGCTTGTGCCTTACTTAATATGCCTTGTCAGATTTACATGGGCGCGAAAGATGTAGCACGTCAATCACCGAATGTATTTCGAATGCGTTTAATGGGGGCAACCGTGACGCCAGTCACTAAAGGCGCATCATCACTTAAAGATGCCTGCTGCGAGGCAATGCGTGATTGGGCAGAAAATTATGACCATACTCACTACTTATTAGGTACCGCGGCGGGACCTCATCCTTTCCCAACAATTGTACGTGAATTTCAAAAAATTATTGGTGAAGAAACCAAACAACAACTTTTTGCTCAGGAAGGTCGCCTACCTGATATGGTCATTGCCGCAGTCGGTGGTGGATCCAATGCGATTGGGATGTTTGCCGATTTTATTCCAGAAACAAACGTTCGTTTAATCGGCATTGAGCCCGCTGGGAAAGGCATTTCAACAGGCAAACATGGCGCACCACTACGCCATGGTACAACGGGCATTTATTTTGGTATGAAAGCGCCCTTAATGCAAACCACAGAAGGACAAATTCAAGAATCCTATTCGATTTCTGCGGGACTTGATTTTCCGTCTGTTGGACCTCAACATGCTTACTTACACGCAATCGGTCGAGCTGAATATGAATCCGTTACCGATGATGAAGCGTTAGAAGCATTTCAAGCATTGGCTCAACATGAAGGCATCATTCCTGCTCTCGAAAGTGCGCACGCTTTAGCTTATGCCTTAAAACTGATCCGCCAAGCGCCTAATAAAGCACAACTGCTCGTCGTAAACTTATCTGGACGAGGAGATAAAGACATTTTTACCGTAGACAAAATCTTAGCTGAAAAAGGAGCGTCTGCATGA
- a CDS encoding NADP-dependent dehydrogenase (COG4221 Short-chain alcohol dehydrogenase of unknown specificity), with the protein MKKIAFVTGATAGFGRAICRILVKHNYRVIGAGRRAERLHALQHELGNDFLPLVFDLSDRQATEQAIQGLPEAWQSIDLLVNNAGLALGLERADKAELDDWLQMINTNTVGLVTITRLILPQMVSRNTGHIINLGSIAGTYPYPGGNVYGSTKAFVKQFSLNLRADLAGTAIRVTNIEPGLCGGTEFSNVRFKGDDERAAKLYENVKFITPEDIANIVLWANQQPEHVNINRIEVMPTAQSSAPLHVARNTQ; encoded by the coding sequence ATGAAAAAAATTGCATTCGTTACTGGAGCGACGGCAGGTTTTGGACGCGCGATCTGCCGTATTTTAGTCAAACACAATTACCGAGTCATCGGGGCAGGACGACGAGCAGAACGTTTACACGCATTACAACATGAGCTAGGCAATGATTTCCTTCCGCTTGTCTTTGATCTGAGTGATCGTCAGGCGACTGAACAAGCAATACAAGGCTTACCAGAGGCTTGGCAATCTATTGATCTCTTAGTCAATAATGCGGGGCTAGCCCTTGGTTTAGAACGTGCAGATAAAGCCGAGTTAGACGACTGGCTACAAATGATCAATACCAATACAGTTGGTTTAGTCACGATCACGCGCTTAATCTTGCCACAGATGGTTTCTCGCAATACGGGACACATTATTAATTTAGGATCAATTGCCGGCACTTATCCTTATCCTGGTGGCAATGTATATGGCTCGACAAAAGCGTTTGTTAAACAATTCAGTTTAAATCTACGTGCTGATTTAGCGGGGACTGCTATCCGCGTAACCAACATTGAACCAGGGCTGTGTGGCGGCACCGAGTTTTCGAATGTTCGTTTTAAAGGTGATGATGAACGTGCTGCAAAATTATATGAGAATGTCAAATTCATTACACCTGAAGATATTGCCAATATTGTGCTATGGGCAAACCAACAACCTGAACATGTCAATATCAATCGGATTGAAGTCATGCCAACCGCACAAAGCAGTGCCCCACTCCATGTTGCACGCAACACGCAATAA